The segment GCGGCATTTTGTGGCATCTCGGGTCTGAAACCGACATACGGACGCATTAGTCGATACGGATTAATCGCTTTCGGCTCTTCGTTGGATCAAGCCGGCCCGATGGCAGTAAGTGCAAAAGACTGTGCATTACTTGCTCGCCTGATGGCTGGATATGACAGAAAAGACTCAACATCAGTAAAGCAGCCCGTTACGAAATGGGAAGAACCTCTAGAGAATATTTGTTCAGGGCTCCGTATTGGCGTTCCAAAAGAGTATCTTCTCACTGGGATTAATCCCGAGGTCTCGCAACGGGTCGAGGAGGCCATTCAACAACTCGAAAAACTTGGTGCAACGCGAGTTGAGGTATCGCTCCCTCATACCGAGTACGCTGTTGCGACATATTACGTGGTAGCACCTGCAGAAGCATCATCTAACCTCGCCCGATTTGATGGCGTCCGTTATGGGCAAAGAGCTACAAATATCACAAACCTGGCCGATCTCTATACACGCTCTCGTAGCGAAGGATTTGGAGACGAAGTACAGCTTCGTATCCTTATCGGAACCTATGTATTGTCCTCAGGTTACTACGATGCTTACTACAAAAAGGCTCAAAAAGTTCGAACTTTGATTCAGCGGGATTTCCATCAGACATTTCAGAATGACTGTGACATCATCATCTGCCCGACGACGCCAGATACCGCTTTTGGCATTGGAGAAAAGACGGCGGATCCACTCCAGATGTATCTGGCCGATATTTTCACTATTCCGGCGAGCCTCGCAGGAATTCCTGCTATGAGCATTCCGTGCGGATTCGACAGCCAAGGGCTTCCCGTCGGGCTGCAGCTTATTTCACCTGCTTGGGACGAACACCGACTTCTGTCTGTAGCCCAAGCATACCAGAGAGAAACAGACTGGCAC is part of the bacterium genome and harbors:
- the gatA gene encoding Asp-tRNA(Asn)/Glu-tRNA(Gln) amidotransferase subunit GatA — its product is MSESHRVTLTDTLEKLSKKEISSVELTQALLERIEEHTSLGAFISVDRESALRAAKAADELGGPTEEYPLRGAPLGIKDIFTIEGGVTTCGSKFLEGYSSPFTATCVENLFDAGAFSLGKTNLDEFAMGSSNENSAYSVVQNPWDTTRVPGGSSGGSAAAVAADLCQGALGTDTGGSIRQPAAFCGISGLKPTYGRISRYGLIAFGSSLDQAGPMAVSAKDCALLARLMAGYDRKDSTSVKQPVTKWEEPLENICSGLRIGVPKEYLLTGINPEVSQRVEEAIQQLEKLGATRVEVSLPHTEYAVATYYVVAPAEASSNLARFDGVRYGQRATNITNLADLYTRSRSEGFGDEVQLRILIGTYVLSSGYYDAYYKKAQKVRTLIQRDFHQTFQNDCDIIICPTTPDTAFGIGEKTADPLQMYLADIFTIPASLAGIPAMSIPCGFDSQGLPVGLQLISPAWDEHRLLSVAQAYQRETDWHLQSPK